A genomic segment from Cyanobium sp. NIES-981 encodes:
- a CDS encoding CPBP family intramembrane glutamic endopeptidase: protein MGQLAPADSAGTPRWWSTLLYVPLLYLAGVLLSRPLGWLMPAWRPDQVDLAGAVIAFALLLATLPVRLRRVWGVDRPWRRLGLAVPPARAVRTALVGLVRAFGLLAFVSAGLLLSRQAHWPGQLPDPGRWANALLLGGGVGLAEEILFRGWLWGELELLVSRRRALIGQAGVFALVHPWSREPGLLALSLLGGLMLLGIGLARERGEGGGSLWGCAGLHGGLVGGWFLLQSGLLEVSPSAAGWWAGPGGAAINPLGGLLGWIGLAILLMSRRRKDP, encoded by the coding sequence ATGGGGCAGCTCGCGCCGGCAGACAGCGCCGGCACACCGCGCTGGTGGAGCACGCTCCTGTATGTCCCTCTCCTCTACCTGGCGGGGGTTCTGCTCTCCCGCCCGCTGGGATGGCTGATGCCGGCATGGCGGCCTGACCAGGTGGACCTGGCGGGGGCGGTGATCGCCTTCGCCCTTCTCCTGGCCACCCTGCCGGTCCGCCTGCGCAGGGTGTGGGGGGTGGACCGTCCCTGGCGGCGTCTGGGCCTGGCGGTGCCGCCGGCCCGCGCCGTCCGCACCGCTCTGGTGGGTCTGGTGCGTGCCTTCGGCCTGCTGGCGTTCGTGAGCGCCGGGCTGCTGCTCAGCCGGCAGGCCCACTGGCCCGGCCAGCTGCCGGACCCCGGACGCTGGGCCAACGCCCTGCTGCTCGGCGGCGGGGTGGGCCTGGCCGAGGAGATCCTGTTCCGCGGCTGGCTGTGGGGGGAGCTGGAGCTGCTGGTCAGCCGGCGGCGGGCCCTGATCGGGCAGGCCGGTGTGTTCGCCCTGGTGCACCCCTGGTCACGGGAGCCGGGACTGCTGGCCCTCAGCCTCCTGGGCGGCCTCATGCTGCTGGGGATCGGCCTGGCCCGGGAAAGGGGGGAGGGAGGCGGCTCCCTGTGGGGATGCGCCGGGCTGCACGGGGGCCTGGTGGGGGGCTGGTTTCTGCTGCAGAGCGGCCTGCTGGAGGTGTCGCCCAGCGCGGCGGGCTGGTGGGCGGGCCCGGGCGGAGCGGCGATCAATCCGCTGGGAGGACTGCTCGGCTGGATCGGTCTGGCCATCCTGTTGATGAGCCGCCGGCGCAAAGACCCATGA
- a CDS encoding photosystem II high light acclimation radical SAM protein, with protein MASPTDPRVLLVRLPCNPIFPIGPIYLADHLHKQFPGMPQRILDLAAVPLLDVELCLAREVEAFQPTLLVFSWRDIQIYAPVDGRSGNPLQHSFEVFYARNPLKRLRGALGGLGLMRSFYGELWRNLRLVRQGVRRARRHHPEARAVIGGGAVSVFYEQLGRRLPRGTVVSVGEGEPLLEKLIRGESIAAERCFLAGEAPRPGLIHEQPGGMEKTACNYDYIASIWPQLAWYLDGGDFYVGVQTKRGCPHNCCYCVYTVVEGKAVRVNPVEEVIAEMRQLYARGVRGFWFTDAQFIPARRYIEDAKALLRAIQAEGWTDIRWAAYIRADNLDAELAELMVATGMSYFEIGITSGSQELVRKMRMGYNLRTVLENCRLLARAGFQDQVSVNYSFNVIDERPETIRQTVAYHRALEAIFGADKVEPAIFFIGLQPHTHLEQYGFEQGMIKPGYNPMSMMPWAARKTLWNPEPMGSTFGRICLEAFDRNPADFGRTVMDLLERDYGLAPLEEALRAPVEGRRALATARS; from the coding sequence GTGGCATCCCCCACCGACCCCAGGGTGCTGCTCGTCCGGCTTCCCTGCAATCCCATCTTTCCCATCGGCCCCATCTACCTGGCCGATCACCTGCACAAGCAGTTCCCCGGGATGCCCCAGCGCATCCTCGATCTGGCGGCTGTGCCCCTTCTCGATGTGGAGCTCTGCCTGGCCCGGGAGGTGGAGGCGTTCCAGCCCACCCTGCTGGTGTTCTCCTGGCGCGACATCCAGATCTATGCCCCGGTGGACGGGCGCAGCGGCAACCCCCTGCAGCATTCCTTCGAGGTGTTCTATGCCCGCAATCCGCTCAAGCGGCTGAGGGGAGCCCTGGGAGGCCTGGGCCTGATGCGCTCCTTCTACGGGGAGCTCTGGCGCAATCTGCGGCTGGTGCGCCAGGGGGTGCGCCGGGCCCGGCGCCACCATCCCGAGGCCCGGGCCGTGATCGGTGGCGGCGCCGTGAGCGTGTTCTACGAGCAGCTCGGCCGCAGGCTGCCCCGCGGCACGGTGGTGTCGGTGGGGGAGGGCGAACCGCTGCTCGAGAAGCTGATCCGCGGCGAATCGATCGCGGCCGAACGCTGTTTCCTGGCCGGTGAGGCGCCCCGCCCGGGGCTGATCCACGAACAGCCCGGCGGCATGGAGAAAACCGCCTGCAACTACGACTACATCGCCTCGATCTGGCCCCAGCTCGCCTGGTACCTCGACGGCGGCGATTTCTACGTGGGCGTGCAGACCAAACGCGGCTGCCCCCACAACTGCTGCTACTGCGTCTACACCGTGGTGGAGGGCAAGGCCGTGCGGGTGAATCCCGTGGAGGAGGTGATCGCCGAGATGCGGCAGCTCTACGCCCGGGGCGTGCGGGGCTTCTGGTTCACCGATGCCCAGTTCATCCCGGCCCGCCGCTACATCGAGGATGCCAAGGCGCTGCTGCGGGCGATCCAGGCCGAGGGCTGGACCGACATCCGCTGGGCGGCCTACATCCGGGCCGACAACCTCGACGCCGAGCTGGCGGAACTGATGGTGGCCACCGGCATGAGCTACTTCGAGATCGGCATCACCTCCGGCAGCCAGGAGCTCGTGCGCAAGATGCGCATGGGGTACAACCTGCGCACGGTGCTGGAGAACTGCCGCCTGCTGGCCCGGGCCGGCTTCCAGGACCAGGTGTCGGTGAACTACTCCTTCAACGTGATCGACGAGCGGCCCGAAACCATCCGCCAGACCGTGGCCTACCACCGCGCTCTCGAGGCGATCTTCGGTGCCGACAAGGTGGAACCGGCCATCTTCTTCATCGGCCTGCAACCCCACACCCATCTGGAGCAGTACGGCTTCGAGCAGGGCATGATCAAGCCGGGCTACAACCCGATGAGCATGATGCCCTGGGCGGCGCGCAAGACGCTCTGGAACCCCGAGCCGATGGGAAGCACCTTCGGCAGGATCTGCCTGGAGGCCTTTGACCGCAATCCCGCTGACTTCGGCCGCACGGTGATGGATCTGCTGGAACGCGACTACGGTCTGGCCCCCCTGGAGGAGGCGCTGCGGGCGCCGGTGGAGGGCCGCCGCGCCCTGGCCACGGCCAGGTCCTGA
- the cofG gene encoding 7,8-didemethyl-8-hydroxy-5-deazariboflavin synthase subunit CofG: MPMKSRGRVITWSPSVTLVPTRACFNRCAYCSFREPLPVATGPTPSPMPLLDDAAASEQLARRPQAAEVLLLSGEVAPHSPQRPSWFAGLMRLSRLALRGGRLPHTNAGPLGLREMAQLGRLNPSMGLMLEGLGPAYAALHRQAPSKVLEVRLQQLEQAGRLGIPFTTGLLLGVGETRADRHEALELLALLHATWGHLQEVILQPFRPDGEAAAPLGAAEAAPLLELIAEARQILPAEVHLQLPPNLWPRDLLLDAIAAGIDDLGGLDTEDVINPAYPQPGPAALAELLGSAGWELRPRLCVHPRWIPWLPATLRTAVEAAAQRLPLDG, translated from the coding sequence ATGCCCATGAAGTCCCGAGGCCGTGTCATCACCTGGAGTCCGAGCGTCACGCTGGTGCCCACCCGCGCCTGCTTCAACCGCTGCGCCTATTGCAGCTTCCGGGAACCCTTGCCCGTTGCCACCGGCCCCACTCCCAGCCCGATGCCCCTGCTCGACGATGCCGCGGCATCCGAGCAGCTGGCCCGCCGGCCGCAGGCGGCGGAGGTGCTGCTCCTCAGCGGTGAGGTGGCCCCGCATTCCCCACAGCGCCCGTCGTGGTTCGCCGGCCTGATGCGCCTCAGCCGTCTGGCCCTGCGGGGCGGGCGGCTGCCGCACACGAATGCCGGCCCCCTGGGCCTCCGGGAGATGGCGCAGCTGGGCCGGCTGAATCCCTCCATGGGTCTCATGCTGGAGGGGCTGGGGCCGGCCTATGCGGCCCTGCACCGCCAGGCCCCCAGCAAGGTGTTGGAGGTGCGCCTGCAGCAGCTGGAGCAGGCCGGCCGGCTGGGGATCCCCTTCACCACCGGGCTGCTGCTGGGGGTGGGGGAAACCCGCGCCGACCGGCACGAAGCCCTCGAGCTGCTGGCGCTGTTGCACGCCACCTGGGGCCATCTCCAGGAGGTGATCCTGCAGCCGTTCCGTCCGGATGGTGAGGCAGCGGCGCCCCTGGGGGCTGCTGAAGCCGCCCCCCTGCTCGAACTGATCGCCGAAGCCAGGCAGATCCTCCCGGCCGAGGTGCACCTGCAGCTGCCGCCGAACCTCTGGCCCCGGGACCTGCTGCTCGACGCCATCGCCGCAGGAATCGACGATCTCGGCGGTCTGGACACGGAGGACGTGATCAATCCCGCCTACCCCCAGCCCGGCCCCGCCGCCCTGGCGGAGTTGCTGGGTTCCGCCGGCTGGGAGCTGCGCCCGCGGCTCTGCGTGCATCCGCGCTGGATCCCCTGGCTGCCGGCGACCCTGCGGACCGCGGTGGAGGCCGCAGCCCAGCGGCTCCCGCTGGATGGTTAG
- the psbA gene encoding photosystem II q(b) protein yields the protein MTTTLQQRSGANSWQQFCEWVTSTNNRLYVGWFGVLMIPTLLAATICYIVAFIAAPPVDIDGIREPVAGSLIYGNNIISGAVVPSSNAIGLHFYPIWEAASLDEWLYNGGPYQLVVFHFLIGIFCYMGREWELSYRLGMRPWICVAYSAPVAAASAVFLVYPFGQGSFSDGMPLGISGTFNFMLVFQAEHNILMHPFHMLGVAGVFGGSLFSAMHGSLVTSSLVRETTESESQNYGYKFGQEEETYNIVAAHGYFGRLIFQYASFNNSRSLHFFLAAWPVVGIWFTALGVSTMAFNLNGFNFNQSILDGQGRVVNTWADVLNRANLGMEVMHERNAHNFPLDLAAAEATPVALTAPAIG from the coding sequence ATGACCACCACTCTCCAGCAGCGCTCCGGCGCCAACAGCTGGCAGCAGTTCTGCGAGTGGGTCACCTCCACCAACAACCGCCTCTACGTGGGCTGGTTCGGTGTGCTGATGATCCCCACCCTGCTGGCTGCCACCATCTGCTACATCGTGGCGTTCATCGCTGCGCCCCCCGTCGACATCGACGGCATCCGTGAGCCCGTGGCCGGTTCGCTGATCTACGGCAACAACATCATCTCCGGTGCTGTTGTGCCCTCCAGCAACGCCATCGGCCTGCACTTCTACCCCATCTGGGAAGCCGCCAGCCTCGACGAGTGGCTGTACAACGGCGGTCCTTACCAGCTGGTGGTGTTCCACTTCCTCATCGGCATCTTCTGCTACATGGGTCGTGAGTGGGAACTCTCCTACCGCCTGGGCATGCGCCCCTGGATCTGCGTCGCCTACAGCGCCCCCGTGGCTGCTGCCAGCGCCGTGTTCCTGGTGTACCCCTTCGGTCAGGGCTCCTTCTCCGACGGCATGCCCCTCGGCATCAGCGGCACCTTCAACTTCATGCTGGTGTTCCAGGCTGAGCACAACATCCTGATGCACCCCTTCCACATGCTGGGTGTGGCCGGTGTGTTCGGTGGCTCCCTTTTCTCCGCCATGCACGGTTCGCTGGTGACCTCCTCCCTGGTGCGTGAGACCACCGAGAGCGAGAGCCAGAACTACGGCTACAAGTTCGGCCAAGAGGAAGAGACCTACAACATCGTGGCTGCCCACGGTTACTTCGGTCGCCTGATCTTCCAGTACGCCAGCTTCAACAACAGCCGCAGCCTGCACTTCTTCCTGGCTGCCTGGCCTGTGGTCGGCATCTGGTTCACCGCCCTGGGCGTGAGCACGATGGCCTTCAACCTGAACGGTTTCAACTTCAACCAGTCGATCCTCGACGGCCAGGGCCGTGTGGTGAACACCTGGGCCGATGTGCTGAACCGCGCCAACCTGGGTATGGAAGTGATGCACGAGCGCAACGCTCACAACTTCCCGCTCGACCTGGCGGCTGCCGAAGCCACCCCTGTGGCGCTGACCGCTCCGGCGATCGGCTGA
- a CDS encoding bile acid:sodium symporter family protein translates to MFASITLFTIMLALGMGLKLEALGRIRQRPGLFLRVLPASCLLVPLLALAVLHLPVGQGLAPSARIGLALMAVCPSAPLTLRKAGKKGGDRELAAVLQVGAAISAIVSVPLMADVYRAAYSTTSWDIGPVEVALQVGRTQVLPLVLGMGIQGWKPGLADRIESPLNRVANGLLLLLIAAVLFKAGPKLLPFMAANAMGLVLMVLMVGLCLGLGYALAGPNRLERITVALVTSMRNPGMALMFATTYARDLPGVSVAVLTYVLVTVLLSIPFLQSLNRLEVLKTGGDTLTA, encoded by the coding sequence ATGTTCGCCTCGATCACCCTGTTCACGATCATGCTGGCTCTGGGGATGGGCCTGAAACTGGAGGCCCTTGGCCGGATCCGCCAGCGCCCTGGCCTGTTCCTGAGGGTGCTGCCCGCCTCCTGCCTCCTGGTGCCCCTCCTGGCTCTGGCAGTGCTGCATCTGCCTGTGGGCCAGGGGCTGGCACCCTCGGCCCGGATCGGCCTGGCCCTGATGGCGGTGTGTCCCAGCGCCCCCCTTACCCTGCGCAAGGCCGGCAAGAAGGGCGGCGACCGGGAACTGGCGGCGGTGCTCCAGGTGGGCGCGGCGATCTCCGCCATCGTGTCCGTGCCGCTGATGGCGGATGTGTACCGTGCCGCCTACAGCACCACCTCCTGGGACATCGGACCTGTGGAGGTGGCGCTGCAGGTGGGACGCACCCAGGTGTTGCCGCTCGTGCTGGGGATGGGCATTCAGGGCTGGAAGCCCGGGCTGGCCGATCGGATCGAATCTCCCCTCAACCGGGTGGCCAACGGCCTGCTCCTGCTGCTGATCGCCGCTGTGCTGTTCAAGGCGGGACCGAAGCTGCTGCCGTTCATGGCCGCCAATGCCATGGGCCTGGTGCTGATGGTGCTGATGGTGGGGCTCTGCCTTGGCCTTGGTTACGCCCTCGCCGGGCCCAACCGGCTCGAGCGCATCACCGTGGCCCTGGTGACCTCCATGCGCAATCCCGGCATGGCTCTGATGTTCGCCACCACCTACGCCCGGGATCTGCCCGGCGTGTCGGTGGCCGTGCTCACCTACGTGCTGGTGACCGTGCTGCTCTCGATCCCCTTCCTGCAGTCCCTCAACCGGCTGGAGGTGCTGAAGACGGGGGGCGACACCCTGACCGCCTGA
- the aroC gene encoding chorismate synthase, whose amino-acid sequence MGSSFGQLFRISTFGESHGGGVGVIVDGCPPRLAVDPELIQRDLDRRRPGQSRITTPRQEEDRVEILSGLLDGQTLGTPIAMLVRNKDQRPGDYREMAVAFRPSHADATYQAKYGIQARSGGGRASARETIGRVAAGAIAKQLLARANGTEVLAWVKRIHTIEADIDPAGVSLEDVEGTIVRCPDPAAAEAMISRIEAIGREGDSCGGVIECVVRNPPVGLGMPVFDKLEADLAKAVMSLPATKGFEIGSGFGGTLLKGSEHNDAFLPSREGRLRTATNNSGGIQGGISNGEAIVIRVAFKPTATIRKEQQTIDASGAATTLAAKGRHDPCVLPRAVPMVEAMVALVLADHLLRQQGQCSLW is encoded by the coding sequence ATGGGCAGCAGCTTCGGCCAGCTCTTTCGCATCAGCACCTTCGGGGAATCCCATGGCGGCGGGGTAGGGGTGATCGTGGACGGCTGCCCCCCGCGCCTGGCGGTGGATCCGGAGCTGATCCAGCGGGATCTGGACCGGCGCAGACCCGGCCAGAGCCGGATCACCACACCACGCCAGGAGGAGGACCGCGTCGAGATCCTCAGCGGCCTGCTGGATGGCCAGACCCTGGGTACGCCGATCGCGATGCTGGTGCGCAACAAGGACCAGCGGCCCGGCGACTACAGGGAGATGGCCGTGGCATTCCGCCCCTCCCATGCCGATGCCACCTACCAGGCCAAGTACGGCATCCAGGCCCGCAGCGGCGGCGGACGGGCCTCGGCCCGCGAGACGATCGGGCGCGTGGCGGCCGGTGCCATCGCCAAGCAACTGCTGGCCAGAGCGAACGGCACGGAGGTTCTGGCCTGGGTGAAGCGCATCCACACGATCGAAGCGGACATCGATCCGGCGGGCGTGAGCCTGGAGGATGTGGAGGGCACCATCGTGCGTTGTCCGGATCCGGCGGCGGCCGAAGCCATGATCAGCCGCATCGAGGCCATCGGCCGGGAAGGGGATTCCTGCGGCGGCGTGATCGAATGCGTGGTGCGCAACCCGCCCGTGGGGCTGGGCATGCCCGTGTTCGACAAGCTGGAGGCCGATCTGGCCAAGGCGGTGATGTCACTGCCGGCCACGAAAGGATTCGAGATCGGCTCCGGCTTCGGCGGCACCCTGCTGAAGGGGAGCGAGCACAATGACGCCTTCCTGCCCAGCCGCGAAGGCCGGCTGCGCACCGCCACCAACAACTCCGGCGGCATCCAGGGGGGCATCAGCAATGGAGAGGCGATCGTGATCCGGGTGGCGTTCAAACCCACGGCCACCATCCGCAAGGAGCAGCAGACCATCGACGCCAGCGGTGCCGCCACCACCCTGGCGGCCAAGGGCCGCCACGATCCCTGCGTGCTGCCGCGGGCGGTGCCGATGGTGGAGGCCATGGTGGCGCTGGTGCTGGCCGATCACCTGCTGCGCCAGCAGGGTCAGTGCAGCCTCTGGTGA
- a CDS encoding bifunctional 4-hydroxy-2-oxoglutarate aldolase/2-dehydro-3-deoxy-phosphogluconate aldolase, protein MSDSGLSDPFPPLIQALHHQPLLVVLRAEQPLELVPRLTALAALGLRHVEIAWQNHPRWVAQCLELRHVFPQLRLGAASVCSLPALQMVQEAGLSFAMSPVLSPELWCEARRSGLALVPGVYTPSEVQQARALGCPAVKLFPASALGPHYWRQLRAPLGDLPFCIAAGGLRPADVLPWLDAGVEAVALGGGLDGPGGVECLRSLLGRLPPSPPASAPPGSPLHQRLH, encoded by the coding sequence CTGAGCGACAGCGGCCTGAGCGACCCCTTCCCACCTCTGATCCAGGCCCTGCACCACCAGCCCCTGCTGGTGGTGCTGCGCGCTGAGCAGCCTCTGGAGCTGGTGCCTCGCCTCACAGCCCTGGCGGCGCTGGGTCTCAGGCACGTGGAGATCGCCTGGCAGAACCATCCCCGCTGGGTTGCCCAGTGCCTGGAGCTGCGGCACGTTTTCCCACAACTCCGCTTGGGGGCTGCCTCGGTCTGCAGCCTCCCTGCCCTGCAGATGGTGCAGGAGGCGGGTCTCAGCTTTGCCATGTCGCCCGTGCTCAGCCCAGAGCTCTGGTGTGAGGCCCGCCGCTCCGGTCTGGCCCTGGTTCCCGGGGTCTACACCCCTTCCGAGGTGCAGCAGGCCAGGGCCCTGGGATGTCCAGCCGTGAAGCTGTTTCCGGCGTCCGCGCTCGGACCGCACTACTGGCGCCAGCTGCGTGCCCCCCTGGGCGACCTTCCCTTCTGCATCGCCGCCGGCGGCCTGCGACCGGCGGACGTGCTCCCCTGGCTGGACGCCGGCGTGGAAGCGGTGGCGCTCGGTGGCGGTCTCGACGGTCCGGGTGGGGTGGAGTGCCTCCGCTCGCTCCTCGGCCGGCTGCCTCCCTCCCCGCCGGCGTCAGCGCCGCCGGGCTCTCCTCTTCACCAGAGGCTGCACTGA
- the ftsH3 gene encoding ATP-dependent zinc metalloprotease FtsH3: MKKRWRNAGLYVLLVVVVIAVGTAFLDRPNPANAPRTLRYSDFVEAVQDNEVSRVLISPDRGTAQVVESDGRRAMVNLAPDKDLLKLLTDHDVDIAVQPSREPAAWQQAAGSLIFPLLLLGGLFFLLRRAQGGGGNPAMSFGKSKARVQMEPQTQVTFGDVAGIEGAKLELTEVVDFLKNPDRFTAVGAKIPKGVLLVGPPGTGKTLLAKAVAGEAGVPFFSISGSEFVEMFVGVGASRVRDLFEQAKKNAPCIVFIDEIDAVGRQRGAGLGGGNDEREQTLNQLLTEMDGFEGNTGIIIVAATNRPDVLDAALMRPGRFDRQVVVDRPDYSGRLQILEVHARGKTLAKDVDLDKVARRTPGFTGADLANLLNEAAILAARRQLTEVSMDEVNDAIERVMAGPEKKDRVMSERRKRLVAYHEAGHALVGALMPDYDPVQKISIIPRGQAGGLTFFTPSEERMESGLYSRAYLQNQMAVALGGRVAEEIVYGDDEVTTGASNDLQQVARVARQMVTRFGMSEKLGPVALGRSQGGMFLGRDIAAERDFSEDTAATIDEEVSQLVEEAYRRATEVLTNNRSVLDQLADLLVEKETVDAEELQELLIGSDVRVAEYV, translated from the coding sequence GTGAAAAAACGCTGGCGCAACGCGGGGCTGTATGTGCTCCTGGTGGTTGTGGTGATCGCCGTGGGCACGGCCTTCCTCGACCGCCCCAATCCGGCCAACGCCCCCCGCACCCTGCGCTACAGCGACTTCGTCGAAGCCGTGCAGGACAACGAGGTGTCGCGGGTGCTGATCTCCCCGGACCGCGGCACGGCCCAGGTGGTGGAGAGCGACGGGCGCCGCGCCATGGTGAACCTGGCTCCCGACAAGGACCTGCTCAAGCTGCTCACCGACCACGACGTGGACATCGCCGTGCAGCCGAGCCGTGAACCGGCGGCCTGGCAGCAGGCGGCCGGCAGCCTGATCTTCCCCCTGCTCCTGCTGGGCGGCCTGTTCTTCCTGCTGCGCCGCGCCCAGGGGGGCGGCGGCAACCCGGCCATGAGCTTCGGCAAGAGCAAGGCCCGCGTTCAGATGGAGCCCCAGACCCAGGTCACCTTCGGGGATGTGGCGGGCATCGAGGGCGCCAAGCTGGAGCTCACCGAGGTGGTGGATTTCCTCAAGAACCCCGACCGCTTCACGGCGGTGGGCGCCAAGATCCCCAAGGGTGTGCTCCTGGTGGGCCCTCCCGGTACCGGCAAGACCCTGCTCGCCAAGGCCGTGGCCGGGGAAGCCGGTGTGCCCTTCTTCTCGATCTCCGGATCGGAGTTCGTCGAGATGTTCGTCGGTGTCGGCGCCAGCCGGGTGCGCGACCTGTTCGAGCAGGCCAAGAAGAACGCTCCCTGCATCGTGTTCATCGATGAGATCGATGCGGTGGGCCGCCAGCGTGGTGCCGGCCTGGGCGGCGGCAATGACGAGCGGGAGCAGACCCTGAACCAGCTGCTCACCGAAATGGACGGCTTCGAGGGCAACACGGGCATCATCATCGTGGCGGCCACCAACCGGCCGGATGTGCTGGATGCCGCGCTGATGCGTCCGGGCCGCTTCGACCGCCAGGTGGTGGTGGACCGGCCCGACTACAGCGGCCGGCTGCAGATCCTCGAGGTGCACGCCCGCGGCAAGACCCTGGCCAAGGACGTCGACCTCGACAAGGTGGCCCGCCGGACGCCGGGCTTCACCGGTGCCGATCTGGCCAACCTGCTCAACGAGGCGGCCATTCTGGCGGCACGGCGCCAGCTCACCGAGGTGTCGATGGATGAGGTGAACGACGCCATCGAGCGGGTGATGGCGGGTCCGGAGAAGAAGGACCGGGTGATGAGTGAGCGTCGCAAGCGCCTGGTGGCTTACCACGAGGCGGGCCATGCCCTGGTGGGCGCCCTGATGCCCGACTACGACCCGGTGCAGAAGATCTCGATCATTCCACGCGGCCAGGCCGGCGGCCTCACCTTCTTCACTCCCAGTGAGGAGCGGATGGAGTCGGGCCTCTATTCCCGCGCCTATCTGCAGAACCAGATGGCCGTGGCCCTCGGGGGCCGGGTGGCTGAGGAAATCGTCTACGGCGATGACGAGGTCACCACCGGTGCCTCCAACGACCTTCAGCAGGTGGCCCGGGTGGCCCGTCAGATGGTGACCCGCTTCGGCATGAGTGAAAAGCTCGGGCCCGTGGCCCTGGGCCGCAGCCAGGGCGGCATGTTCCTCGGCCGCGACATCGCCGCCGAGCGCGATTTCTCCGAAGACACCGCAGCCACCATCGACGAGGAGGTGAGTCAGCTGGTGGAGGAGGCCTACCGCCGGGCCACCGAGGTGCTCACCAACAACCGGTCCGTGCTCGATCAGCTCGCCGATCTCCTGGTGGAGAAGGAGACCGTGGATGCCGAAGAGCTTCAGGAGCTGCTGATCGGCAGCGATGTGCGGGTGGCCGAGTACGTCTGA